One Clostridiisalibacter paucivorans DSM 22131 DNA window includes the following coding sequences:
- a CDS encoding DMT family transporter, protein MKRSNMKAQVFILIGAILWGTTGSVQAFAPQNATPIVIGALRMAIGGTTLLLVAKIRGAFKTKLKLDKKLLLVASICMAVYQPFFFSGVFKTGIALGTVLALGSAPVFSGVIEYFLGGKLSRRWVIGTIVSIIGCTLLFGGQDSMNMNVFGLILSLGAGLSYAVYVKVSQKLFHDSRRDAVNGLVFFISAVILSPILFMNDLSWVISARGIIATLHLGIVATALAYTLFAYGLVNISTPTAVTLTLAEPLTAAALGVVVFSENLTGVSMIGVLLLFCGLIVNSYPEKEKGKRENKNIVNLKF, encoded by the coding sequence ATGAAACGATCAAATATGAAAGCACAGGTATTTATATTAATAGGGGCGATACTATGGGGGACTACAGGTTCTGTACAGGCTTTTGCTCCCCAAAACGCTACACCAATTGTAATTGGTGCATTGCGTATGGCAATAGGGGGGACGACTTTGCTTTTAGTGGCAAAAATAAGGGGTGCATTTAAAACAAAATTAAAATTAGATAAAAAATTATTATTAGTAGCATCTATATGTATGGCAGTTTATCAACCTTTTTTCTTTTCAGGAGTGTTTAAAACAGGCATTGCACTTGGTACAGTTTTAGCATTAGGAAGTGCACCTGTTTTTTCAGGTGTTATTGAATATTTTTTAGGAGGAAAGCTTAGTAGAAGGTGGGTTATAGGTACTATAGTATCCATTATTGGATGCACTTTACTTTTCGGTGGACAAGATTCTATGAATATGAATGTATTTGGTTTAATCTTATCTTTGGGAGCAGGATTATCATATGCAGTATATGTAAAGGTATCACAAAAGTTATTTCATGATTCGCGTAGAGATGCAGTTAATGGATTGGTATTTTTTATAAGTGCAGTTATATTATCTCCTATTTTATTTATGAATGACTTAAGCTGGGTAATATCAGCACGTGGGATTATAGCAACGCTACATTTAGGAATAGTTGCAACTGCTTTAGCATATACTCTATTTGCATATGGACTTGTTAATATTTCAACACCTACCGCTGTTACTTTAACATTAGCAGAGCCACTTACTGCAGCTGCGCTTGGAGTAGTTGTGTTTAGTGAAAATCTGACAGGTGTTTCTATGATTGGTGTTTTGCTTTTATTTTGCGGATTAATAGTAAATTCTTATCCAGAAAAAGAAAAGGGCAAAAGAGAAAATAAGAATATTGTGAATCTAAAATTTTAG
- a CDS encoding AraC family transcriptional regulator, whose amino-acid sequence MESNNLLCEMRTYTEKAYTHKHTHSQLILPLQGDLYIKTGKYELSLDEKHLFFLPPKCNHSYYSDSTNKFLVLDIPKDINPVLLENNFKYEMHQVLDDRWKAIRYLLHEEARSPKKRRLYDLVNYACSFLLEEARPNSIQYIHDNFHKQVSINKLAAIENFNVSYYIEWFNKKTGMTPNAYIQKLRLEKAKEYLIDTELSLLMISQLVGYKQQSSLTRLFTKLQGLSPSVYRKMYRKMDKNSPI is encoded by the coding sequence ATGGAATCAAATAATCTATTATGTGAAATGAGGACATATACAGAAAAGGCTTATACACATAAGCATACACATAGTCAATTAATACTTCCGCTGCAGGGTGATCTCTATATAAAGACAGGTAAGTATGAACTAAGCTTAGATGAAAAACATTTGTTTTTTCTACCACCTAAATGTAATCACTCATACTACTCAGATAGTACAAATAAGTTTTTAGTACTTGATATTCCAAAGGACATTAATCCAGTTTTATTAGAAAATAACTTTAAATATGAAATGCATCAGGTTCTTGATGATAGGTGGAAAGCAATTAGATATCTTTTACATGAAGAAGCACGGAGTCCAAAGAAAAGAAGGCTATATGATTTAGTAAATTATGCTTGTAGTTTTCTACTGGAGGAAGCAAGACCAAATTCGATACAGTATATTCATGATAATTTTCACAAGCAAGTATCAATCAATAAGTTGGCAGCAATTGAGAATTTTAATGTATCTTATTATATCGAATGGTTTAATAAAAAAACTGGTATGACACCTAATGCATACATTCAAAAATTGCGATTAGAAAAAGCAAAGGAATATTTAATAGATACAGAATTAAGTTTGCTGATGATTTCACAACTTGTTGGATATAAACAACAATCATCCCTTACCAGATTATTTACCAAGCTTCAAGGATTGTCTCCAAGTGTGTATCGTAAAATGTACCGAAAAATGGATAAAAACTCCCCAATTTAA
- a CDS encoding peptide-methionine (S)-S-oxide reductase yields the protein MGTVYFAGGCLWGVQAFIKTLPGVKFTEAGRANGTNNTLKGDYDGYAECVKTEFDPRVVTIEQLMEYFFEIIDPYSLNRQGQDVGEKYRTGVYSEDAKHLEEAKTFINKRNDSDRIVVEVLPLTNYVRSAEEHQDRLARCPNDYCHIPKEILNKYK from the coding sequence ATGGGAACAGTATATTTTGCCGGTGGATGTCTATGGGGAGTACAAGCTTTCATAAAAACTTTACCTGGTGTTAAGTTTACAGAAGCGGGAAGAGCCAATGGAACAAATAATACACTTAAGGGTGACTATGATGGCTATGCTGAATGTGTAAAAACAGAATTTGATCCAAGGGTTGTAACTATTGAGCAATTAATGGAATATTTCTTTGAAATAATTGATCCATATAGTTTGAATAGACAAGGACAGGATGTTGGTGAGAAATACAGAACAGGAGTGTATAGTGAAGATGCTAAACATTTGGAAGAGGCGAAGACATTTATTAATAAGAGAAATGATAGTGACCGTATAGTTGTTGAGGTATTACCTCTTACAAATTACGTGAGAAGTGCAGAGGAACATCAAGATAGGTTGGCTAGATGCCCAAATGATTATTGTCATATTCCAAAAGAAATATTAAATAAATATAAGTAA